A window of the Oscillospiraceae bacterium NTUH-002-81 genome harbors these coding sequences:
- a CDS encoding helix-turn-helix domain-containing protein — MTQRKIALSIEEAADYTGIGRNTLRQLVEWKKLPVLKVGRKVLIKTDILEMFMEANEGRDLRDRGNVKAVTRTAAN; from the coding sequence ATGACGCAAAGAAAAATTGCATTATCCATCGAAGAAGCTGCTGACTATACGGGAATCGGCAGAAATACCTTAAGACAGCTTGTAGAATGGAAGAAACTTCCAGTATTAAAGGTTGGTCGCAAAGTCCTGATTAAAACCGATATTCTGGAAATGTTTATGGAAGCTAATGAAGGTCGTGATTTGAGGGATAGAGGAAATGTAAAAGCCGTAACAAGAACTGCGGCAAATTAA
- a CDS encoding relaxasome subunit MobC, protein MAKSTKSYEERMLEMEKKEQESLEKAKRYAAQKKELLKRKKAEESKKRTHRLCQVGGAVESVLGATIEEEDIPKLIGFLKKQEANGKFFSKAMQKETNTDMEEV, encoded by the coding sequence ATGGCAAAATCAACAAAAAGTTATGAAGAACGAATGCTTGAAATGGAAAAGAAGGAACAGGAAAGCCTTGAAAAAGCAAAACGATATGCAGCACAGAAGAAAGAACTTCTAAAACGAAAGAAAGCCGAAGAAAGTAAAAAACGAACCCATAGGCTCTGTCAGGTTGGCGGTGCGGTGGAATCCGTTCTTGGTGCGACTATTGAGGAGGAAGACATCCCAAAGCTGATTGGTTTTCTGAAAAAGCAGGAAGCCAATGGGAAATTTTTCTCAAAGGCAATGCAGAAAGAAACAAATACCGATATGGAGGAAGTGTAA
- a CDS encoding helix-turn-helix transcriptional regulator, with the protein MKDKELRKLIGSRVKQRRLELNLTQPYVAEKMGVTASTILRYENGSIDNTKKMVLEGLSEALHVSVEWLKGETDEYETDITDKRELQIRDAMGDILEQLPLALTKEEDAFSKDLLLLMLKQYGLFLDSFQFACKNFKGNAGQTDIAKTIGFESNEEYNEIMFLREITPTINALNEMADVVRLYSKKPKTAEQRLANLLSEVLYEDSESV; encoded by the coding sequence ATGAAAGATAAAGAACTACGCAAGCTGATAGGCAGCAGAGTAAAACAGCGCCGTCTGGAATTGAATCTGACACAGCCTTATGTCGCAGAAAAGATGGGGGTTACCGCTTCTACAATCCTGCGTTATGAGAATGGTTCGATTGACAATACGAAAAAAATGGTGCTGGAAGGTCTTTCGGAAGCACTCCATGTATCTGTGGAATGGCTCAAAGGGGAAACAGATGAATATGAAACCGACATTACGGATAAGAGAGAGTTACAGATTCGTGATGCGATGGGAGATATTCTGGAACAGTTACCGCTTGCCCTTACCAAAGAAGAAGATGCTTTTTCAAAAGATTTATTACTGCTGATGTTAAAACAATATGGTCTGTTTTTGGATTCCTTCCAGTTCGCCTGCAAAAATTTCAAGGGGAATGCTGGTCAGACGGATATTGCCAAAACAATAGGGTTTGAATCGAATGAGGAATATAATGAGATTATGTTCTTAAGGGAAATCACTCCTACCATCAATGCTCTTAATGAGATGGCAGACGTTGTAAGGCTCTATTCCAAGAAACCAAAAACAGCAGAACAAAGGCTTGCAAATCTTTTATCAGAAGTCTTATACGAAGATTCCGAATCGGTATAG